CCTTACGGTAGTCGCCCTCCGGCAAGTTCTGTATCAACTTGGGACCAAGTGAAAGGAAGCCACGCCCAAGTGGACTGTATGGGACAATTCCAATGCCAAGTTCCCTGAAATAACAATACATGAAGAAAGCTGATTTTAACCATTTTCTCAAGACTCAAATCCTGAATTACTGACAAACTACCTCAACCTTGTACCTGCAAGTAGGAACTAATTCTTCTTCCAAATCTCTCGACCATAGTGACCATTCGTTCTGGACCGCAGTAATTGGATGAACAGCATGAGCCCTTCTGATTGTCGAAACAGAAGCCTCTGAGAGCCCAACATATTTTATCTTCCCTTCTTCAACCAGTTTTTTAAGCTCTCCCATCTTGGAAAGCACGAGAACAAATAATTTTAGGAAGAACAGAGAAAATAACACAAATGTAGTCACTTTTACTCGTAGTTTCAATTCACGATCATACAGGTTAACTATCAAACACagcatattttgaattttgaaatcaCCAATATCAACCATAAGTATACTGGAAAAGTTTCAACTTCAAATTGTTCATGGATCATTAAGTATATAACTACATATACAGCCTTCACATTCCAACAGAGTTATTTAATCTTCGCAAAGGTACTGACCGTGACTTCAATGGGCACACGAGTGTCGATTCTATGAAGATAATAGAGATCAATACAGTCAGTATCAAGACGCTTCAAGCTCGCCTCGCACGAAGCCCTCACATATTCTGGCTCACTATGTATATCCATTTTCCCACCCATGTGAGTTATCCCAAACTTAGAAGCAATTTGCACTTTCTCCCTCATCCCCCCTTTCAAAGCCTGCAAcagtttcaagtttcaacacACTAGTTCAGGAAAATCATGGTACACTTTATTCAAATCTCAGTCTCCATGAGAATCTCTTCAAACCTCAACGAAATTAAGCTCAAATAATCATAAAGATTGTCACAATCACAGTGCATAACTGCACAATTACATCTTCACTTAAATTATCTCTTCTCAAAAGTGTTCTAACATTAATACTCGGCGGAAAATCAGCAAACAAGAGCAATCAACTAATCAGCACAAATTACAAACAGATTAAACCTCGATGAGTGAATACTCgaatataataatttttcaaTCGATTGAATTCAGAAGTTAAGCAGAGAGATATAATACCTTTCCAATAAGAATTTCGTTGGTGTGGGGACCGTAGGCGTCGGAGGTGTCGAGAAAAGTGACGCCGGAGTTGATGGCGTGGTGGATGAGTTGGATCATCTCGTCTTCGGGCTTCCGCTGGCCATAGCTGGCAGACATGCCCATGCAGCCGAGGCCTTGTTTGGAGACCTCGAGCCCCTGCGACCCCAGCTTGATTCTCGGCACATTCACCCCCATTTCGCTTAATTAGGGCTTCTGCAATTTGGGATTCAATGTGTTTTAGTGCTGTCAGTTGTTGGAAAGCAAGCAAATGAAGTGAGTTGATTTATAAGTAAAGGAAAGATGATAACGTAAGCGATGACGCCATTGTTGGACCTCTATTCAAATCATCaaatatataagtatttaaCAACGAACGAAATAAATTATGGATTTGAAATGATAACTATCCAAATCATCAAAAGCATATAAAATAGTTAAGGACAACATATTTTGATCTGATTTTTCTATTTCAAGAATGacaactttaattaattaatattctcAGATTTACAATATTTTTCAGTATGTTATAATAGTGTAAAAACAAagaatgaaaatattaaaagaaggGAGAGAAATAGATGGCTGCGTTTCATCAAATATTTATTTGATGATTTGAAtagttattattttaaatattctcAAGAATGAaaactataattaatattttaagatTATACAATATTTTTTACTGTAGAAACAAAGattgagagaaagaaagataagGTATAAAACTATTAAAGAAAGAAGATATTGAAAGaatagagagaaatagatgGCGGCTGCGTTTGATGCCTAAAATCTTGCGTATCATCCACAGCACAAAATGCTGTGTTTTTAAGCACACTAAGGGATCCACTCCCCTGTATTACTTTATTcaatatattactccataatagtactattaatttaatCATTATAGGAGCTCAATATCTAAGAATCTtagatattaatttaattaaactggACAGAGATCGGCGCCACAAAATCCATAcatcagaaaaaaaatggagGGAAGGAAGAAGAGTCTCACTATTCGGAATGAGGATCTCGTTGATGTGGGGACCGAAGAGGTCGGAGGTGTCGAGAAAGGTGAGGCCGGAGTGGATGGCGTGGTGGATAAGTTAGATCATATCGGTGTCGGGCTTGGGAAGCCCATAGAAAGCCGACATACCCATGCATCCGAGCCCTAGCTTCGAGACCTCAAGGCCCTGCGATCGGAGCTTGATTTTGGGGACGTTTACTCCCATTTGGACGGAATTGGTGATAAATCGAAGTGAATTGAGGAATGGCGAGCTTAAAATAGGGGATTGGGAAGAGGAATTGCGTCATCGCTGCCGCAACCCTCTTACTTCATCTTCCCCCTTATCGTTTTATTCTTGGGCGATCATTCAAAGTGTTTCTAAAATTTGATTTATCAAGCCACCCGAAAATATCTAAAATCTgattattttttgctatagCCAATGATGCCGGCCGGCATTTTGTTATTATTCCTGATTGTTCaccttatttatttaatttgatatgatTACATTCACCGTGGCGTGTTATTGAAACGCTTCATTCTCTTCACTAGTTAGTTAGTTatgtgaaagtgtgtccgtgcaaactactgatttgatcgagtgttggagccgagctgcagctcaaagaagagatcaagaaatgaagctcggctttgagctagctcggctagaaaggagttcggctagaaaggagttcggtgaaaggagttcggtaagctcggcttaccgagctggaactagcctggaactagccgagaagaagaaggcagaagaaggaagctcggctttgagctggaactagccgagaaggaagagttcggttttgagccgagtagcggttataactaactttgggaaatagagttagttggattttatttcttgattgcatcttgtataaatagctcgatagagctcagtagtgaagtagcagaattacaccatatacacacacacccagagagattaattctcaagatagcgagcggttgtgagcggtagagtgtgagtgtgagttcattgtaattgtatagagttcatcaataagattccggtcatcttctccgtggacgtaggtggtttatcaccgaaccacgttatatcgtttgcgtgctttattttctcgattaCGTGTGTGAGATCAGCGGCAACGCAACCCAAcaggtggcgccgtctgtgggaatttcCCAAAGGAGTTCTTGATTGCTTTCTGGGATAGTTAGGGTCCAAGAATTCCGGTACTTGagctgatcttggcgattgcccaccgtctgtttgagaaatgtctacagctaagtttgaggtggagaagttcaccgggaaaaatgactttgggctgtggaggttgaagataaaggccatcttgatgcagcaggGCCTATGGaatatcttgaagaatgaagTCGATGCCGAGAAAGAAGCAGAGGTCGAtgaaaaagagaaaggaaagctTCAGGATATGCAGTATAGAGCCTACAGCACCCTAATCTTGAATTTGTCAGATAGGGTTCTGAGGGAAGTCTCCAAAGAGGAGACAGCTGCGGGAGTAtggacaaaacttgagtcattgtacatgaccaagtccaTTACAAATCGTTTACACCTGAAGCAGAAGCTCCTTGCATTCAGATTCTCAGATGCGAGATGAATTACAGAGCAACTTGAAGAATTTGGTAAGTGTGTagatgatttggaaaatatcgatgaaatgatcaaggatgaagataaagccTTGATGCTGCTGAATTCGCTTCCTAAGAGTTTTGAACACTTCAAGGATGCGGTGTTACTTGGAAGAGAGTCCAAGGTTACATATGAAGAAATTCATTCTGCTCTGAAAATGAAGGAATCGCATAAGAATGATTATTCCACTTCTACTAGACAAAATGATCCAGTGGCTGAGAGTCTTTTCTTGAAGAAGGGTCAGAacaagaaagttttcaacaagaagaaacaaaacaaagataaggctgagggagagagggagactaGAAGCTGCTACTATTGCAGAAAGCCGGGTCACTTGAAGAAGGCATGTTTTGCTTGGAAAAGGAAGCAAGAACAAGCGATCAATGCAGGTTCAAATACTGCAAATCTTGCTCAGGAAGTGGAGGCCAATGAGGCCTTGAATATACTCTCAGGGGCAAGAATTGAAGAAtgttggatcatggactcgggtTGCTCCTTTCATATATGCTCCCACAGATCCTGGTTTCAAAAGTTGACAGCACACACAGGATCAGTAAtgttggggaatgatcagacATGTGATGTTAGAGGGATTGGAGAAATCAAGCTGAAGGTGAGTGATGGTAGTGTAAAAACTCTCACAGAAGTGAGGTTCATACCTCAGATCAAGAGAAACTTGATTTCTTTAGGGCTGCTGGAGTCCAAGGGCTACAGGTTTGAGTCCAGTAACGGAGTGCTCAGGGTGACAAAGGGTCCCAGAATAGTCATGGAGGCCAAAAGAAAGAATAGCCTGTATTACTTGGTGGGTGAAACCGTGATCAATGCAGCAAAT
This sequence is a window from Salvia splendens isolate huo1 chromosome 5, SspV2, whole genome shotgun sequence. Protein-coding genes within it:
- the LOC121803653 gene encoding auxin-induced protein PCNT115-like, with translation MGVNVPRIKLGSQGLEVSKQGLGCMGMSASYGQRKPEDEMIQLIHHAINSGVTFLDTSDAYGPHTNEILIGKALKGGMREKVQIASKFGITHMGGKMDIHSEPEYVRASCEASLKRLDTDCIDLYYLHRIDTRVPIEVTMGELKKLVEEGKIKYVGLSEASVSTIRRAHAVHPITAVQNEWSLWSRDLEEELVPTCRELGIGIVPYSPLGRGFLSLGPKLIQNLPEGDYRKLFPRFSTENLETNKVVYEKISKIATSKGCTPSQLALAWVHHQGDDVCPIPGTTKIDNINENMGALSVKLTPEEMSQLSALADMVKGDRHAFMENTWMHSNTPPLSSWKVDT